From Caminibacter mediatlanticus TB-2, the proteins below share one genomic window:
- the pheA gene encoding prephenate dehydratase: MEEKLKELRKKIDEIDNEILRLLNKRMEIVKEVGKLKNNTNAPIYRPEREKEIINRLTNLSKKEGGILSKDEIEAIFLEIFAISRSLERKEKIAFLGPVGTYTHQAAESRFGANAKYLPVMNIEGVFKTVANKEAKYGVVPIENNTEGVVGVTLDSLKKYDVKIVAEICMEIHHSFASYCEDISKIKRIYSHPQGYNQCLGFLETYGLLDVEFIPTKSTAEAAQIASKDKEGAAICSKIAAKLYNVPLLFEKIEDNKANRTRFIIISDFKTKKSGNDKTSIIAKTSHKSGALFELLKKFKDRDINLLKIESRPLKDDTFNTWFYIDFEGHIDDEKIKELIEEENMIWLGSYLKDCE, from the coding sequence ATGGAAGAGAAGTTAAAAGAGTTAAGAAAAAAAATTGATGAAATTGATAATGAGATTTTAAGACTTCTTAATAAAAGAATGGAAATTGTAAAAGAGGTTGGAAAACTAAAAAATAATACTAATGCTCCAATTTATAGACCTGAGAGAGAAAAAGAAATAATAAATAGATTAACTAATCTTTCTAAAAAAGAGGGTGGTATTTTAAGTAAAGATGAGATTGAAGCAATATTTTTAGAGATATTTGCAATAAGTAGAAGTTTAGAGAGAAAAGAAAAAATAGCATTTTTAGGACCGGTTGGTACTTATACTCATCAAGCAGCGGAGAGTAGATTTGGAGCTAATGCTAAATATTTACCTGTTATGAATATTGAAGGAGTTTTTAAAACAGTAGCTAATAAAGAAGCTAAATATGGAGTTGTTCCAATTGAAAATAACACCGAAGGTGTTGTAGGTGTTACACTTGATAGTTTAAAAAAATATGATGTAAAAATTGTTGCTGAAATTTGTATGGAAATTCATCACTCTTTTGCAAGTTATTGTGAAGATATTTCAAAAATAAAGAGAATATATTCACATCCCCAAGGTTATAATCAATGTTTAGGATTTTTGGAAACATATGGACTTTTAGATGTAGAGTTTATTCCAACAAAATCAACAGCAGAAGCTGCTCAAATTGCAAGTAAAGATAAAGAAGGTGCTGCTATATGTTCAAAAATTGCAGCAAAACTTTATAATGTTCCATTACTTTTTGAAAAAATAGAAGATAATAAAGCAAATCGTACCAGATTTATAATAATAAGTGATTTTAAAACTAAAAAAAGTGGAAACGATAAAACATCTATTATTGCAAAAACTTCTCATAAATCAGGTGCATTATTTGAATTGCTTAAAAAATTCAAAGATAGAGATATAAATCTTTTAAAAATAGAAAGTAGACCACTTAAAGATGATACTTTTAATACTTGGTTTTATATAGATTTTGAAGGTCATATTGATGATGAGAAAATAAAAGAGTTAATTGAAGAAGAAAATATGATTTGGCTTGGTAGTTATTTGAAAGATTGTGAATAA
- the hisC gene encoding histidinol-phosphate transaminase, which translates to MFESLEQLKTYEAGKPIELVVREYGIKPQNIIKLASNENPYGPSPKVIEKVRKNATLMHRYPDDSFYELKEGLSKKFDIKSENIIIGAGSDQVLEFAIHGIKPKKVLMAGITFAMYEIFSKQVGAEILKTPSKTHNLEEFYEIYKKEKPEIIFLCIPNNPLGECLNSNEVFDFIEKIDEETLIIIDGAYQEFASFKDKNKEIKPKDILKYKNVLYTGTFSKAYGLGGMRVGYGIANEFIIKNLHKLRPPFNISILSLIASIESLKDKDWVRMGIENNFKEMQKYIDFANENNLEYIESFTNFIVLYINNSTKVANELLKKGIIIRDMASYGFSAIRITIGKPSENDILLKNLRELIEL; encoded by the coding sequence ATGTTTGAAAGTTTAGAGCAATTAAAAACATATGAGGCAGGAAAACCAATTGAGCTTGTAGTTAGAGAATATGGAATAAAACCACAAAATATTATAAAACTTGCAAGTAATGAAAATCCATATGGTCCATCACCAAAAGTTATAGAAAAAGTAAGAAAAAATGCTACTTTAATGCACAGATATCCTGATGATAGTTTTTATGAATTAAAAGAAGGGTTATCTAAAAAATTTGATATTAAGAGTGAAAATATTATTATTGGGGCAGGGAGTGACCAAGTTTTAGAATTTGCTATACATGGTATAAAGCCAAAAAAAGTATTAATGGCAGGAATTACTTTTGCAATGTATGAGATATTTTCAAAACAAGTAGGGGCTGAAATTTTAAAAACACCTTCTAAAACTCATAATTTAGAAGAATTTTATGAAATATATAAAAAAGAAAAACCAGAAATTATTTTTTTGTGTATTCCAAATAATCCACTTGGTGAGTGTTTAAATAGTAATGAGGTTTTTGATTTTATTGAGAAAATTGATGAAGAGACATTAATAATTATTGATGGTGCTTATCAAGAGTTTGCTTCTTTTAAAGATAAAAATAAAGAGATAAAGCCAAAAGATATCTTAAAATATAAAAATGTATTATATACCGGGACATTTAGCAAAGCTTACGGGCTTGGTGGTATGAGAGTTGGGTATGGAATTGCAAATGAATTTATTATTAAAAATCTTCATAAGTTAAGACCTCCTTTTAATATTTCAATTCTTTCATTAATTGCTTCAATTGAAAGCTTAAAAGATAAAGATTGGGTTAGAATGGGTATTGAAAATAATTTTAAAGAGATGCAAAAATATATTGATTTTGCAAATGAGAATAATTTAGAATATATAGAAAGTTTTACAAATTTTATTGTTTTATACATAAATAATTCTACAAAAGTAGCTAATGAATTGCTAAAAAAAGGTATAATTATAAGAGATATGGCAAGTTATGGTTTTTCTGCTATTAGAATTACTATTGGAAAACCAAGTGAAAATGATATATTATTAAAAAATCTAAGGGAATTAATTGAACTTTGA
- the fliG gene encoding flagellar motor switch protein FliG, whose product MALSPQQQAILEELSMAEKIAILLIQVGEDLTAQIFSYMDVETITEVSKYIATARAIDKAIAAAVLEEFYVIFQSNQYIASGGLDYAKEILYKALGPEEAKKVLDKLAKSLQSEQTFGFLQKVKPQQLADFIVNEHPQTIALILAHMDPSSAAETLSYFPDEIRAEVLMRMSNLGDISPQVIKKVSAILETKLESLTGYKVEIGGVRFVAEIFNRLGQKAAKSTLKYIEQINNKLAEEIKEKMFTFEDIIKLDNTAIREILKEVDKNTLMIALKGAPEELKQKFLSNMSQRAAAAFEEEMQFLGPVKVKEVEAAQRKVIEVVQKLAEEGKVSIGAEEEIIE is encoded by the coding sequence ATGGCATTATCACCTCAGCAGCAAGCAATTTTAGAAGAATTATCTATGGCAGAAAAAATTGCAATCTTACTTATTCAAGTTGGAGAAGATTTAACTGCTCAAATTTTTTCATATATGGATGTTGAGACAATAACAGAAGTTTCTAAATATATTGCAACAGCAAGAGCAATAGATAAAGCAATTGCAGCAGCAGTTTTAGAAGAATTTTATGTTATTTTTCAATCTAATCAATATATTGCAAGTGGGGGGCTTGATTATGCAAAAGAGATTCTTTATAAAGCATTAGGTCCAGAAGAGGCAAAAAAAGTTTTAGATAAATTAGCAAAATCTCTTCAAAGCGAGCAAACTTTTGGTTTTTTACAAAAAGTAAAACCTCAACAACTTGCAGATTTTATTGTAAATGAACATCCTCAAACAATTGCACTTATATTAGCTCATATGGACCCAAGTAGTGCAGCAGAAACACTTAGTTATTTTCCAGATGAAATTAGGGCTGAGGTGTTAATGAGAATGAGTAATCTTGGAGACATTTCACCACAAGTTATTAAAAAAGTTAGTGCAATTCTTGAAACTAAGCTTGAATCTCTAACGGGATATAAAGTAGAAATTGGTGGTGTTAGATTTGTTGCTGAAATTTTTAATAGACTTGGTCAAAAAGCTGCAAAATCAACTTTAAAATATATCGAACAAATCAATAATAAACTTGCAGAAGAGATAAAAGAGAAAATGTTTACTTTTGAAGATATAATTAAGCTTGATAACACTGCAATTAGAGAAATTTTAAAAGAAGTTGATAAAAATACATTAATGATAGCCCTAAAAGGTGCACCAGAAGAATTAAAACAGAAATTTTTATCAAACATGTCTCAAAGAGCAGCAGCTGCTTTTGAAGAGGAAATGCAGTTTTTAGGACCTGTAAAAGTTAAAGAAGTAGAAGCTGCTCAAAGAAAAGTAATAGAAGTAGTTCAAAAACTTGCAGAAGAAGGTAAAGTAAGTATTGGAGCAGAGGAAGAGATAATTGAGTAA
- the dxs gene encoding 1-deoxy-D-xylulose-5-phosphate synthase, protein MERIDVKNMNIIELENLAKKIRERILDVVSRKGGHLSSTLGAVELIIGMHYVFDVEKDPFIFDVSHQAYAHKLLTGRWEEFETLRQFGGISGYTRPSESKYDYFSAGHSSTSISVAVGVAKAIKLKNEDRIPVVLIGDGAMSAGMVYEALNELGDLKLPVVIILNDNEMSIGRPIGAISKYLTKLKAGRVYQNFKERFKKLLDKAPSDVKYAAKKFEELFSVNGVFFEEMGLEYIGPIDGHNLEEIIEVLKVAKELKKPVIVHAKTIKGKGYKQAEGYYEHWHGVSPFNIKTGEPLKKSTLNATKVFSKKLLELAREDKKIVGVTAAMPSGTGMKELMKEFPERFWDVGIAEQHAVTSMAPLAKEGFIPFVAIYSTFLQRGYDQIIHDVCLDNYPVRFAIDRAGIVGADGETHQGVFDVGYLRILPNITLFAPRDFESLKKAVEFAYKFDKGPIAFRYPRGAFSLEDEIFEAKDYELGKGEVLIDSKDIMLIAYGNGVGKAYEVYNILKDEFDIGLVDLRFVKPFDKELLKNLKAKKWYVISDNAKEGGIAEMLSEFANKENLNVKIESFEYPDKFIPHGDVKSVERLLRVDVDSIVKKIKEDNG, encoded by the coding sequence ATGGAGAGAATAGATGTTAAAAATATGAATATAATTGAATTAGAAAATTTAGCAAAAAAAATTAGAGAAAGAATTTTAGATGTTGTTTCAAGAAAAGGAGGCCATCTAAGTTCCACACTTGGAGCGGTGGAATTAATAATAGGAATGCATTATGTATTTGATGTAGAAAAAGACCCCTTTATTTTTGATGTATCTCATCAAGCTTATGCTCATAAGCTTTTAACTGGAAGATGGGAAGAGTTTGAGACTTTAAGACAATTTGGTGGAATAAGTGGTTATACAAGACCAAGTGAAAGTAAATATGACTATTTTTCAGCTGGGCATTCTTCAACTTCAATTTCAGTGGCAGTTGGTGTAGCAAAAGCTATAAAACTTAAAAATGAGGATAGAATTCCAGTTGTTTTGATAGGCGATGGCGCTATGAGTGCCGGAATGGTTTATGAAGCATTAAATGAACTTGGAGATTTAAAGCTTCCTGTGGTTATTATATTAAATGATAATGAAATGAGTATTGGAAGGCCAATTGGTGCTATTAGTAAATATCTAACAAAACTTAAAGCTGGAAGAGTTTATCAAAATTTTAAAGAGAGATTTAAAAAACTTCTTGATAAAGCACCAAGCGATGTAAAATATGCAGCTAAAAAGTTTGAAGAACTTTTTAGTGTAAATGGGGTATTTTTTGAAGAAATGGGACTTGAGTATATAGGACCAATTGATGGGCATAATTTAGAAGAGATAATAGAAGTTTTAAAAGTAGCAAAAGAGTTAAAAAAACCTGTAATAGTACATGCAAAAACAATAAAAGGAAAAGGATATAAACAAGCAGAAGGATATTATGAACATTGGCATGGAGTTTCTCCTTTTAATATTAAAACAGGGGAGCCTCTTAAAAAATCTACTCTTAATGCTACAAAAGTTTTTTCTAAAAAATTATTAGAGTTAGCAAGAGAGGATAAAAAAATAGTTGGAGTTACAGCTGCAATGCCAAGTGGTACTGGAATGAAAGAATTGATGAAAGAATTTCCTGAGAGGTTTTGGGATGTAGGAATAGCCGAACAACACGCAGTAACTTCAATGGCACCACTTGCAAAAGAAGGATTTATTCCTTTTGTTGCTATTTATTCTACATTTTTACAAAGAGGATATGACCAAATAATTCATGATGTTTGTTTAGATAATTATCCTGTTAGATTTGCAATTGATAGGGCCGGAATTGTAGGGGCTGATGGAGAAACTCATCAGGGTGTTTTTGATGTTGGGTATTTAAGGATTTTGCCAAATATTACTCTTTTTGCCCCAAGAGACTTTGAGAGTTTAAAAAAGGCTGTTGAGTTTGCTTATAAATTTGATAAGGGTCCAATAGCATTTAGATATCCAAGAGGGGCATTTAGTTTAGAAGATGAGATTTTTGAAGCAAAAGATTACGAGCTTGGAAAGGGCGAAGTATTAATTGATAGTAAAGATATTATGTTAATTGCTTATGGTAATGGAGTTGGAAAAGCATATGAAGTATATAATATTTTAAAAGATGAATTTGATATTGGATTAGTAGATTTAAGGTTTGTAAAACCTTTTGATAAAGAGCTTTTAAAAAATTTAAAAGCAAAAAAATGGTATGTAATAAGTGATAATGCAAAAGAAGGTGGAATTGCTGAAATGCTTAGTGAATTTGCTAATAAAGAGAATTTAAATGTAAAAATAGAAAGTTTTGAATATCCTGATAAATTTATTCCACATGGAGATGTAAAAAGTGTTGAGAGACTTTTAAGAGTTGATGTTGATAGTATAGTTAAAAAGATAAAGGAAGATAATGGCTAA
- a CDS encoding FliH/SctL family protein, whose amino-acid sequence MSKIINDKKTKKHIIKPYKFKQLDETGNTMSEEFITFSDNSKKENEKKDIDIEIKDNEKQHSSEIIENLLSKIEELSNSIITSQLNFEKEIKKCHEESQIKIKEAFEEGYNKSKEECEKECQKKLQQTQEIYQDSIKKLEEITKIFNKKIEEIEKELVAVALDIAKEVLQKEVTTDSKNIALSLAKSLLNDIKEASKVTIKINPEDAEYVKKHIKDIEIIPDEAVKKGGIVIISDVGNIDGDIEERFNTVKEAIVNK is encoded by the coding sequence TTGAGTAAAATAATTAATGATAAAAAGACAAAAAAGCATATTATAAAACCATATAAGTTTAAACAATTAGATGAAACTGGTAATACAATGAGTGAAGAATTTATTACTTTTAGTGATAATTCTAAAAAAGAAAATGAAAAAAAAGATATAGATATAGAAATTAAAGATAATGAAAAGCAACATAGTAGTGAAATTATAGAGAACTTATTGTCTAAAATAGAAGAGCTTTCTAATAGTATAATAACTTCACAGCTTAATTTTGAAAAAGAGATTAAAAAATGTCATGAAGAATCTCAAATAAAAATTAAAGAAGCTTTTGAAGAAGGATATAATAAATCAAAAGAAGAATGTGAAAAAGAATGTCAAAAAAAACTTCAACAAACACAAGAGATTTATCAAGATTCAATAAAAAAACTTGAAGAAATTACTAAGATTTTTAATAAGAAAATTGAAGAGATTGAAAAAGAACTTGTAGCAGTTGCACTTGATATTGCAAAAGAGGTATTGCAAAAGGAAGTAACAACTGATTCAAAAAATATAGCTCTTTCTCTTGCAAAATCTTTATTAAATGATATAAAAGAAGCAAGTAAAGTTACAATAAAGATTAATCCAGAAGATGCAGAATATGTTAAAAAACATATAAAAGATATTGAAATTATTCCTGATGAAGCTGTTAAAAAAGGTGGTATTGTAATTATTAGTGATGTAGGAAATATTGATGGAGATATTGAAGAGAGGTTCAATACAGTAAAAGAAGCTATTGTAAATAAATGA
- the fliF gene encoding flagellar basal-body MS-ring/collar protein FliF has product MNFEAIFKQIIDFFNQLNKKQKYIIIGSIISVVLIITFLIVYNSSTTKKESNYAILFENLKPQDAALIVQYLDKKQIPYKIPENGIIEVPKDIVGKVRLDVAAQGLPKSSKVGFEIFDKNSFGATDFEQRVKYLRALEGELAKTIESISAVESAKVNIAIPKESVFVENQTPPTASILIKLRPNMTLTPKQIEGIKWLVAAAVPKLKPENVKIVDQYGNPLGENSEAVANSELLKAELLYKKRLEKALEDKISSLIAPIVGGKNKVVAKVSLDIDFSKVKSKATIYSPDNVVRSEQTLEESRIGTKPKEVGGVPGAVSNIGPVQGTKNNQIVDKYNKTETTTNYEISTTIKDIKDDYPKIKRITAAVVVDGYYKKDKDGKIKFVPLSEMQIKSIENLVKNAIGIDPKRGDSVSVSSFQFNQPTSNAPQTPVGKVMSMVSMYLGPFESIFKYLFLAIVLFVFYKKVINPFTQKMLETPVKEEEPIKEEIHIDEEEIESTYDKIKELKEKVEQQLGISGEINEEELKYEVLLERVTKMVEDNPEQVAKVLENLLKEEHPQT; this is encoded by the coding sequence TTGAACTTTGAAGCTATATTTAAACAAATTATAGATTTTTTTAATCAATTAAATAAAAAGCAAAAATATATTATTATAGGTTCAATTATTTCTGTTGTTTTGATTATAACTTTTTTAATAGTTTATAACTCTTCTACTACAAAAAAAGAGTCAAACTATGCTATTTTATTTGAAAATTTAAAACCACAAGATGCAGCCTTAATAGTTCAATACCTTGATAAAAAACAAATACCTTATAAAATACCTGAAAATGGGATAATAGAAGTTCCAAAAGATATAGTTGGGAAAGTTAGACTTGATGTTGCAGCTCAGGGCCTTCCTAAATCTTCAAAAGTTGGATTTGAAATTTTTGATAAAAATTCTTTTGGTGCTACTGACTTTGAACAAAGAGTTAAATATTTAAGGGCATTAGAAGGAGAACTTGCTAAAACTATTGAGTCAATCTCTGCGGTTGAGAGTGCAAAAGTAAATATTGCAATTCCAAAAGAGAGCGTTTTTGTTGAAAATCAAACTCCACCTACTGCTTCAATTTTAATAAAACTTAGACCAAATATGACATTAACTCCAAAACAAATAGAAGGGATAAAATGGCTTGTTGCAGCTGCTGTACCTAAATTAAAACCAGAAAATGTAAAAATAGTAGATCAATATGGTAATCCACTTGGTGAGAATAGCGAAGCAGTTGCTAATAGTGAATTATTAAAAGCTGAACTTTTGTATAAAAAAAGATTGGAAAAAGCGCTTGAAGATAAAATATCGTCTTTAATTGCACCAATTGTTGGAGGGAAAAATAAAGTAGTTGCAAAAGTGAGTTTAGATATAGATTTTTCAAAAGTAAAATCCAAAGCTACAATTTATTCACCTGATAATGTGGTAAGAAGTGAACAAACTCTTGAAGAGAGTAGAATTGGTACAAAACCAAAAGAAGTTGGTGGAGTTCCTGGGGCTGTTAGTAATATTGGACCTGTACAAGGTACAAAAAATAATCAAATAGTAGATAAATATAATAAAACAGAAACTACTACTAATTATGAAATATCTACCACAATAAAAGATATAAAAGATGATTATCCTAAAATAAAAAGAATTACAGCAGCTGTTGTAGTTGATGGATATTATAAAAAAGATAAAGATGGGAAAATTAAGTTTGTACCATTAAGTGAGATGCAAATAAAAAGTATTGAAAACTTAGTAAAAAATGCAATAGGAATAGACCCAAAAAGAGGCGATAGTGTAAGTGTTAGTAGTTTTCAATTTAATCAGCCAACATCTAATGCTCCACAAACTCCAGTAGGAAAAGTTATGAGTATGGTAAGTATGTATTTAGGACCTTTTGAGAGTATTTTTAAATATTTATTTTTAGCAATAGTATTATTTGTTTTTTATAAAAAAGTAATTAATCCCTTTACTCAAAAAATGCTTGAAACTCCTGTTAAAGAAGAAGAGCCTATTAAAGAAGAAATTCATATTGATGAAGAAGAAATTGAATCAACTTATGATAAAATAAAAGAATTAAAAGAAAAAGTAGAACAACAACTTGGAATAAGTGGTGAAATAAATGAAGAAGAATTAAAATATGAAGTTTTACTCGAAAGAGTAACAAAGATGGTTGAAGATAATCCAGAACAAGTTGCAAAAGTATTAGAAAATCTATTAAAAGAGGAGCATCCTCAAACATAA
- the msrA gene encoding peptide-methionine (S)-S-oxide reductase MsrA has translation MAKAVFGGGCFWCLDAIFRKVDGVREVVCGYAGGRRPNPTYEQVCTGVTGHAEVVEIDYDENKISYEELLDIFFEIHDPTQLNRQGNDIGTQYRSIILYLDENQKQKALNKIEELRKRGQNIVTEVKPLEAFYKAEDYHQNYFEKNPHNPYCQYVVAPKVEKFLQKYK, from the coding sequence ATGGCTAAGGCAGTATTTGGAGGAGGGTGTTTTTGGTGTTTAGATGCCATTTTTAGAAAAGTAGATGGGGTTAGAGAAGTTGTTTGTGGTTATGCAGGTGGAAGAAGGCCTAATCCAACTTACGAGCAAGTCTGCACGGGAGTTACAGGACATGCTGAGGTTGTAGAGATTGATTATGATGAAAATAAAATAAGTTATGAAGAGCTTTTAGATATATTTTTTGAAATACACGACCCAACTCAGCTAAATAGACAAGGGAATGATATTGGAACTCAATATCGTTCAATTATTTTATATTTAGATGAAAATCAAAAACAAAAAGCTTTAAATAAAATTGAAGAATTAAGAAAAAGAGGACAAAATATTGTTACAGAAGTTAAACCTCTTGAAGCTTTTTATAAAGCAGAAGATTATCATCAAAATTATTTTGAAAAAAATCCTCATAATCCATATTGTCAATATGTAGTTGCACCAAAAGTTGAAAAATTTTTGCAAAAATATAAATAA